One Cryptomeria japonica chromosome 9, Sugi_1.0, whole genome shotgun sequence genomic window carries:
- the LOC131858429 gene encoding uncharacterized protein LOC131858429 produces the protein MIDTLKKKYGGETSDATASTGTSEQTGAKSSKDGEQTEKKKKMSKSKPKGVASSKPATYMKEKDSNTPTSSQDYNQASVVVEACAQHFKIRNRTRRVAIEDIKGVHDEGVAMWKTILSQQKEVEEEIEKQLKEGQDVVAQEKGKRIDNDTTDEFDVFTVEDIIAKGTNQTKHLGEDEVIIEEIPYEERPQRNPVTINTPTTNPTNNELHLPKKGAEEETPKVIDSSIPFVDEAEKKEKKIERKEIETTETSPKETKELELDKKKEDSLSGQPKGSKKIVMDTPPMKQKLELEKESGNKKAKLTISASSKVEAEEEKEEKEEEEEEDSIIDTKKMTPK, from the exons atgattgacaccTTAAAAAAGAAGTATGGAGGTGAAACATCCGATGCCACTGCTTCCACCGGTACAAGTGAACAAACAGGGGCTAAATCAAGCAAAGATGGAGAACAaacagaaaaaaagaagaaaatgtccaagTCAAAACCCAAGGGTGTTGCATCCAGCAAACCAGCAACATACATGAAAGAAAAGGACTCAAATACTCCTACATCTTCCCAAG attataaTCAAGCATCTGTAGTGGTCGAAGCATGTgcacaacatttcaaaataaggaacagAACAAGGAGAGTGGCCATAGAAGATATtaaaggtgtgcatgatgagggcgTTGCCATGTGGAAAACAATTTTGAGCCAGCAAAAGGAAGTTGAggaggaaatagaaaaacaattaaaagaaGGACAAGATGTAGTTGCTCAAGAAAAGGGAAAAAGAATAGACAATGACACCACTGATGAGTTTGATGTATTTACAGTTGAAGATATCATAG CAAAGGGAACCAATCAAACTAAGCATCTCGGAGAAGATGAAGTCATAATTGAGGAGATCCCTTATGAGGAAAGACCTCAAAGGAATCCAGTGACAATAAATACTCCCACAACAAATCCTACTAACAACGAACTGCATTTACCAAAAAAAGGTGCAGAGGAAGAAACCCCAAAGGTGATAGATTCATCAATACCATTTGTTGATGAAGcagaaaagaaggaaaagaaaatagaaaggaaGGAAATAGAAACAACTGAAACTAGTCCAAAGGAGACCAAGGAACTAGAATTggacaagaagaaagaggattccTTATCCGGTCAACCTAAAGGAAGTAAGAAAATAGTGATGGACACTCCTCCAATGAAACAGAAGTTAGAGTTAGAAAAGGAAAGTGGGAATAAGAAAGCTAAACTCACCATCTCAGCCAGCTCTAAGGTTGAggctgaagaagaaaaagaagaaaaagaggaggaagaagaggaagactcaaTAATAGATACaaagaagatgacccccaaataG